In the Plasmodium gaboni strain SY75 chromosome 13, whole genome shotgun sequence genome, ttatgtatatcTTTTGTTTTAGCTCTATATGAACTATAGCTGtctatataatatattttatttaatttttaaaaggGATAATTTACTTGTATGAAGAACCTTTATAAggttattttatttttaacGTGGCAATTTGTTTGCctttacatatatatatatatatatattaataatatactCATTATATTTGGAGAATGATACATATAAGTTAACTAATATTATTGAAAAGTTTTATTGTtcaaaaaaagaaaaacatattgttaatattatatatatacatatttattgtgtgtatagaaaataaagtATAAACATATTTCTTGTAATTGtcacaaaaaaataaaataaataaaataataaaaaaagaatgaaaataaatctaaataatatatatatatatatatataattgtagtgtataacattatatttactttTAATGTAGGTGTACGTGTAAATCTGATGGGGATGAGACCTTATTGTATTGCCTAAAAACATAAGGATATTGAATAGCTGGTACACTTTCTATTAAGTAGTTTTCTTTTAACTTGAACCATAAATCtttaatttcatttataGTAAATGGATGATCCATACCTCTGTAAAAATATCTTGCTTCATAAGTCATTAAAGATATTTTAACCCCTGGTCTTTTACCTTGATTATAAAAAGCAGATAAAATACGAAATTTTGGTGAATTCAACCAGTATTTATCTATTCTTTCTAAAGGTGGAGGATCAAAAATTCTTGAATACCATAACATAAATGCAAAAGCAAACATTGATGTCCATGCATTTccaaaaaataaaaaagatcCATTTGTATACTGTCCTTCAAAAAATCTTTTCCATAATGGCATGCGACTATAATTAGGACATTCTAAAAACCATCTAGGtgtaaatatttctttaaattCAATATTCctctttaatattttagAGTTACTTAATAATATCCTTGATACATTCattattaaagaaaaatataaatatataatgaaaataaaacaaaacaaaaggaaaggaaaaaaacacaaaaatatatatatatttattatttcatattataa is a window encoding:
- a CDS encoding hypothetical protein (conserved Plasmodium protein, unknown function), producing MNVSRILLSNSKILKRNIEFKEIFTPRWFLECPNYSRMPLWKRFFEGQYTNGSFLFFGNAWTSMFAFAFMLWYSRIFDPPPLERIDKYWLNSPKFRILSAFYNQGKRPGVKISLMTYEARYFYRGMDHPFTINEIKDLWFKLKENYLIESVPAIQYPYVFRQYNKVSSPSDLHVHLH